A single genomic interval of uncultured Desulfobacter sp. harbors:
- a CDS encoding MlaE family lipid ABC transporter permease subunit gives MFISERLDSLTQIWFNPQTATYDAKTLIKKQLKEQGNTLSELNIETVSQTTAMLFSGRLDAPGVARLWDIAVKTVKKAGQGNIRIDLGSVDYMDMAGATFISHLSRLAGSTPAEQSDVVTGVKKEFAPLLDLSQKSKNEALSPPPKVSYIEKTGKDLATSLEDTKMFITMVGEITAALFSCLKNPGRVRWADTWMVAERSGVNALPIVILISFIVGLVMAFQAAIPMRMFGAEIYVANLIGIAMVRELGPLMTAIVLAGRSASAFAAEIGTMKINEEIDALTVMGMEPVRFLIVPRVIAATLITPLLTVFSNIVGILGGMVVILSLGYPPIAYYNQVVGFVSWEDLAGGLVKCFVFGLLIAATGCIRGYQTLRGPSAVGDATTRAVVSSIILIAVFDGIFSVIYFYLGI, from the coding sequence TTGTTCATTTCAGAACGCCTTGATTCCCTGACACAAATATGGTTTAATCCCCAAACTGCGACATATGATGCCAAAACGCTTATAAAAAAACAACTTAAAGAGCAAGGGAACACTTTGTCCGAGCTGAACATTGAAACCGTAAGCCAGACAACAGCAATGCTTTTTTCAGGACGGCTGGATGCCCCGGGCGTGGCCCGATTATGGGATATCGCAGTTAAAACGGTTAAAAAAGCAGGCCAGGGAAACATCCGAATAGACCTTGGCTCCGTTGATTACATGGACATGGCCGGTGCCACCTTTATCTCTCATTTAAGCCGCCTGGCAGGCAGCACGCCGGCAGAACAATCCGACGTCGTGACCGGCGTCAAAAAAGAGTTCGCGCCCCTTCTGGATCTGTCCCAAAAATCAAAAAACGAGGCATTATCCCCGCCGCCGAAGGTGTCCTACATTGAAAAAACCGGTAAAGATCTGGCCACCTCCCTTGAAGACACCAAAATGTTCATCACCATGGTCGGAGAGATCACGGCCGCTCTGTTTTCGTGCTTAAAAAATCCGGGCCGTGTCCGGTGGGCCGACACCTGGATGGTGGCGGAACGCTCCGGGGTCAATGCACTGCCCATTGTGATACTGATTTCATTCATCGTGGGCCTGGTTATGGCGTTCCAGGCCGCCATTCCCATGCGTATGTTCGGCGCGGAAATATATGTAGCCAACCTTATCGGCATTGCCATGGTCAGGGAGCTTGGACCCCTGATGACCGCCATTGTTCTGGCCGGCCGCTCGGCATCCGCCTTTGCGGCAGAAATCGGCACCATGAAGATCAATGAGGAAATTGACGCGCTCACTGTCATGGGCATGGAACCGGTCAGGTTTCTCATTGTACCAAGGGTCATTGCCGCGACCTTGATCACCCCCTTACTCACGGTTTTTTCCAATATTGTGGGCATTCTTGGCGGCATGGTTGTCATTCTTTCCCTTGGCTACCCGCCCATTGCCTATTACAACCAGGTGGTGGGATTTGTCTCCTGGGAGGATCTTGCCGGCGGTCTTGTCAAATGTTTTGTATTTGGTCTTCTTATTGCCGCCACCGGTTGCATCCGGGGGTATCAGACATTAAGGGGACCTTCTGCCGTGGGCGATGCCACCACAAGGGCGGTGGTATCTTCCATTATTTTAATTGCTGTCTTTGACGGTATTTTTTCCGTAATTTACT
- a CDS encoding Sbal_3080 family lipoprotein, with protein MKSFLLFSFSIFFLLSGCTAVTVNPVDSTFEIKHVCIKDCSEECFDGRMLYLIQDGFQRHGISTEVYNSELPSECEYNVTYNCERARDRATYLRYAEIRLYRKNSQIGNIEYQLKGKGGFALTEWEDTKSEIDPLIDELLGGF; from the coding sequence ATGAAATCTTTTTTATTATTTTCTTTCTCTATTTTTTTTCTGCTGTCCGGTTGCACCGCTGTAACAGTAAACCCTGTAGATAGTACTTTTGAAATAAAGCATGTCTGTATTAAAGACTGCTCAGAGGAGTGTTTTGATGGACGCATGTTGTATCTTATCCAGGATGGCTTTCAGCGTCATGGTATCAGCACGGAAGTATACAATAGCGAATTGCCGTCTGAATGTGAATACAACGTGACATATAATTGCGAAAGAGCCCGGGACAGGGCAACCTACTTGCGTTATGCTGAAATTCGACTTTACCGCAAGAATTCCCAAATTGGGAATATAGAGTATCAGTTAAAGGGAAAAGGAGGCTTTGCATTAACTGAATGGGAAGATACAAAATCGGAAATTGATCCTCTTATTGATGAATTGCTTGGTGGTTTTTAA
- a CDS encoding response regulator: MLKLRDINIGPKLVSLFIFTGIVPLCIAGFFSSRMAIDALMDKSFNQLINVQELRRSELQNTFRYRYTSIRMITRDPQTIKFINDLVFDQGKFSGRPLVDSKQQTSSYIQYLKEYTKMSGYKDLIVVDAQSRNVLLSTEGKTHRAANLLSDEFKQSGLANVFQGVVESKREVVEDFAPYEPSGGIQSAFCGEPVFDSQKKLIAVIVVQLPPSFLTNIIESRKGMGQTGESYIVGWSKRNKRFELRTDLRTMGGGTYVTGVALGNLNYWEDAVKYGVKGNHGTYIDSAGKKVLVAYNLLDINGVEWYLISKIDKFEVEAPVRKIVKKGVGISSVLIILIGLAAFIMARKFTRPIIEDMKFAQAISEGNFEKKIELDQKDELGQLADALNRMARDLYEIDWLKNGKEGLNDAMRGEHDDQSLAQQFISFIVKHLNAQIGAVYQCNGSDLKLIGSYAFTDRKGNFNHIKIGEGMVGQAAAEREIINFTDVEDDGPKINYGAGERPALNYLIVPLVYEEDLLGVFLVGSVNRFTTLQLDFIKQNTDNTAILMNTARSQQTIKELYKQAQEQQAELELKNKTLEVQTQELKTSQAELQAQQEELRVTNEELEEQANKLKESEAELQAQQEELRVTNEELETYAKTLEKQQEEMRLRNEDLENAQVIIKNKAKEVEVASKYKTEFLANMSHELRTPLNSILILSQVLSNNKDENLTEKQIQSASTIHSSGEDLLNLINEILDLSKIESGRIEIMTEDVEVKAVVNDLKRTFKDISEQKQVGFNINVDPAAPETIQTDHLRLQQILRNLLTNAFKFTKEGAVDLIISRPAVDIVMGTDLKVDTSVAFAVRDDGIGIPEDKQAVIFEAFQQADGSTSRKYGGTGLGLSISRELAKLLGGFIHLESRVDQGSTFTVVIPENHETQPAEPQTGENTVLKPEVPIRKPVPEKASKKPDLPEGVSFEIEFVKDDRKKLNPGDKVLLIIEDDYNAAKLMRDFSRERGFKCIVAENGEAGLHFAEYYLPSAIILDIGLPGIDGWTVMERLKNNSSLSHIPVHFMSAGEGSMDAMRMGAIGFLSKPITLEKVDETFANIENIISKPIKNLLIVEDDPIQSESMKKLIGNGDVVTTIVSTGNDAYEKLSEDLFDCMILDLGLEDMSGFELLEKINKNPLLSRIPVIVYTGRELSENEDKQLRRYTESIIIKGAKSPERLLEESALFLHRVESNLPRDKQKILKMVHDKETVLGEKTVLVVDDDIRNVFALSSILEEKSMAVIVARDGVEALEKVKKHKEIDIVLMDIMMPNMDGYEAIKKIRKDIRNKKLPIIALTAKAMKGDRNKCIDAGANDYLAKPVDTDKLLSMLRVWLY, translated from the coding sequence ATGCTAAAATTACGCGACATCAATATCGGCCCGAAATTAGTCTCTCTATTCATTTTTACCGGGATTGTTCCACTCTGTATCGCAGGTTTCTTCAGCAGCCGAATGGCGATAGATGCACTGATGGACAAATCGTTCAATCAGCTGATCAATGTGCAGGAACTCAGGAGAAGTGAACTCCAGAATACGTTCAGATATCGCTACACATCCATTCGGATGATTACCCGGGATCCCCAAACCATTAAATTCATTAATGACTTGGTTTTTGATCAGGGAAAATTCAGTGGCAGGCCGCTTGTGGATTCGAAACAGCAAACAAGCTCTTATATTCAGTATCTTAAAGAATATACTAAAATGAGCGGCTACAAAGATCTTATCGTTGTCGACGCACAAAGCAGAAACGTCTTGCTGAGTACTGAAGGAAAGACCCACAGGGCTGCTAACTTATTAAGTGATGAGTTCAAACAGTCCGGCCTTGCAAACGTATTTCAGGGCGTTGTCGAATCAAAAAGAGAGGTAGTTGAGGATTTTGCACCTTATGAACCTTCAGGGGGAATTCAGAGTGCTTTTTGCGGCGAACCGGTTTTTGATTCACAAAAGAAATTAATTGCAGTGATTGTTGTTCAGTTGCCTCCTTCCTTTTTAACAAATATCATTGAATCAAGAAAAGGGATGGGGCAGACCGGTGAATCCTATATCGTCGGCTGGAGCAAAAGAAACAAACGATTTGAGCTGAGGACGGATCTTCGGACCATGGGTGGAGGCACATATGTTACCGGCGTTGCTCTGGGTAATTTGAATTACTGGGAAGATGCGGTAAAGTATGGCGTCAAGGGAAACCACGGTACGTATATTGACAGTGCAGGGAAAAAAGTTCTGGTTGCTTACAACCTTCTGGATATCAACGGTGTTGAATGGTATCTGATTTCTAAAATTGATAAATTTGAGGTCGAAGCCCCGGTTAGAAAGATCGTTAAAAAAGGGGTGGGCATTTCCTCGGTTTTAATTATTTTGATTGGTCTTGCTGCATTCATTATGGCAAGAAAATTTACCAGGCCGATTATTGAGGATATGAAATTTGCACAGGCCATTTCAGAAGGAAATTTTGAAAAGAAAATTGAATTGGATCAAAAAGATGAGCTTGGACAACTGGCTGATGCGTTGAATCGGATGGCAAGAGATCTTTATGAAATCGACTGGCTGAAAAACGGAAAAGAAGGGTTGAATGATGCCATGCGCGGCGAACATGACGATCAGTCACTGGCACAGCAATTTATTTCGTTTATCGTTAAACACCTTAACGCCCAGATCGGGGCGGTGTATCAGTGCAACGGAAGCGATTTGAAGCTGATCGGCAGCTACGCATTTACAGACCGAAAAGGTAATTTCAACCATATTAAAATCGGTGAGGGTATGGTCGGTCAGGCCGCTGCAGAAAGAGAAATTATTAATTTTACGGATGTGGAAGATGATGGTCCCAAGATCAACTACGGCGCGGGAGAACGGCCGGCACTGAATTATTTAATTGTCCCGCTGGTTTATGAAGAAGATCTTTTAGGGGTATTTCTGGTGGGGTCTGTCAATCGGTTTACAACGCTACAGCTTGATTTTATAAAACAAAATACGGATAACACGGCTATCCTCATGAATACGGCAAGATCCCAGCAGACAATTAAAGAACTATATAAACAGGCTCAAGAGCAACAGGCTGAACTGGAATTAAAAAACAAAACACTGGAAGTACAGACCCAGGAACTTAAGACATCACAAGCTGAACTCCAGGCGCAGCAGGAAGAACTTCGCGTCACCAATGAAGAACTGGAAGAGCAGGCCAATAAATTAAAAGAATCGGAAGCTGAACTGCAGGCCCAGCAGGAAGAGCTTCGCGTGACCAATGAAGAGTTGGAAACCTATGCAAAGACCCTGGAAAAGCAGCAGGAAGAGATGCGTTTAAGGAATGAAGACCTGGAGAATGCCCAGGTCATCATTAAAAACAAAGCAAAGGAAGTTGAAGTTGCCAGTAAATATAAAACGGAGTTCCTTGCTAATATGTCTCATGAATTAAGAACCCCGCTGAACAGTATCCTTATCCTCTCCCAGGTTCTGTCAAACAACAAAGATGAAAACCTGACGGAAAAGCAGATTCAATCCGCGTCAACCATTCACTCATCCGGCGAAGACCTGTTGAACTTGATTAATGAAATTCTTGATCTGTCAAAAATTGAATCCGGCAGAATCGAAATCATGACAGAGGATGTTGAGGTCAAGGCTGTAGTGAACGATTTGAAACGGACCTTTAAGGATATTTCTGAACAAAAACAGGTCGGTTTTAATATCAATGTTGACCCGGCGGCACCGGAAACCATTCAAACGGATCATCTCCGCCTTCAGCAGATTTTAAGAAACCTGCTGACAAACGCGTTTAAATTTACAAAAGAGGGGGCCGTTGACCTTATTATATCCCGACCGGCCGTGGATATAGTTATGGGTACGGATTTGAAGGTCGATACGTCGGTTGCTTTTGCTGTCCGGGATGACGGCATCGGCATCCCGGAAGACAAACAGGCCGTTATTTTTGAGGCTTTCCAGCAGGCAGACGGCAGTACCAGCCGGAAATACGGCGGAACCGGCCTTGGGTTGTCTATTTCAAGAGAACTTGCCAAACTGCTCGGTGGGTTTATCCATCTTGAAAGCCGTGTGGATCAGGGCAGCACCTTTACTGTCGTCATCCCTGAAAATCATGAAACTCAACCGGCGGAACCCCAAACCGGGGAAAATACTGTGCTGAAACCGGAGGTGCCGATACGCAAACCGGTACCGGAAAAAGCGTCAAAAAAACCGGACCTGCCGGAAGGCGTGTCTTTTGAAATTGAATTCGTCAAGGATGACAGAAAAAAATTAAATCCAGGGGACAAGGTGCTGCTGATTATTGAAGATGACTATAACGCAGCCAAGCTGATGCGGGATTTTTCAAGAGAGCGTGGTTTCAAATGCATCGTGGCTGAAAACGGGGAAGCCGGACTTCATTTTGCCGAATATTATCTGCCCAGTGCCATTATCCTGGATATTGGGCTGCCCGGTATCGACGGCTGGACGGTTATGGAACGACTGAAAAATAATTCCAGCCTGAGTCATATCCCGGTTCATTTCATGTCCGCAGGCGAGGGGTCTATGGATGCCATGCGCATGGGCGCTATCGGGTTTTTATCCAAACCGATCACCCTCGAAAAGGTTGATGAAACCTTTGCAAATATTGAAAATATTATTTCCAAACCAATTAAAAATCTTTTAATCGTAGAGGATGATCCCATCCAAAGCGAAAGTATGAAGAAGCTGATCGGCAATGGGGATGTTGTTACGACTATTGTGTCAACCGGGAATGACGCATATGAAAAGCTTTCAGAAGACCTGTTTGACTGCATGATACTGGACCTTGGCCTGGAAGATATGTCCGGATTTGAGCTGCTTGAAAAAATAAATAAAAATCCTTTGTTATCCCGGATTCCGGTTATCGTTTACACCGGCAGGGAATTATCAGAAAACGAAGATAAACAGCTTCGTCGGTATACGGAGAGCATAATTATCAAAGGCGCCAAATCTCCGGAGCGGCTTTTAGAAGAATCTGCCTTGTTCCTGCATCGAGTTGAATCAAATCTTCCCAGGGATAAACAAAAGATTTTGAAAATGGTGCATGACAAAGAAACCGTACTGGGTGAAAAAACAGTATTGGTTGTTGATGACGACATAAGAAATGTTTTTGCGCTTTCAAGTATTCTCGAGGAAAAAAGCATGGCGGTTATTGTTGCCCGGGACGGGGTGGAAGCCCTTGAAAAGGTAAAAAAACATAAAGAGATTGATATTGTTTTGATGGATATCATGATGCCGAATATGGATGGTTATGAAGCAATAAAAAAGATCCGCAAGGATATCAGGAATAAAAAACTGCCCATTATTGCACTGACCGCTAAGGCC